The Erinaceus europaeus chromosome 16, mEriEur2.1, whole genome shotgun sequence genome includes a window with the following:
- the LOC103126417 gene encoding granzyme B(G,H)-like, giving the protein MHLLLLLPLLFLLSACFLPPRTQAGEIIGGHNARPHSRPYMACLKKSKLDPDCFCGGFLIKKDFLLTAAHCNDSMYTVILGAHDISKKERTQQVITVSRAIPHPNYNSENLSNDIMLLKLKKKVKLTNEVKPISLPTPEACLCAGQVCSVAGWGQTENEDSSSTLQEVELTLQEETRCKYQFKSGYNKATQLCVGDPANIYTTFWGDSGGPLVCNNVAQGIVSHGPKEPKPPVVYTKISSFLPWIHEVIKASS; this is encoded by the exons ATGCACCTACTCCTGCTCCTTCCCCTGCTCTTTCTCCTATCAGCCTGCTTCCTGCCCCCCAGGACACAAGCAG GAGAGATCATCGGGGGACATAATGCCAGACCCCACTCCCGCCCCTACATGGCATGTCTCAAGAAGTCAAAGCTGGACCCTGACTGCTTCTGTGGGGGTTTCCTAATCAAAAAGGATTTTCTGCTGACCGCTGCTCACTGCAATGACAG CATGTACACTGTCATCCTGGGGGCCCATGACATCAGCAAGAAAGAGAGGACCCAGCAGGTCATCACTGTGAGCAGAGCCATCCCCCACCCAAACTATAATTCTGAGAACCTCTCCAACGACATCATGTTGCTGAAG CTGAAAAAAAAGGTCAAACTCACTAATGAGGTGAAACCCATCAGCCTACCGACCCCTGAGGCCTGCCTGTGTGCAGGGCAGGTGTGCAGTGTGGCCGGCTGGGGGCAGACTGAAAATGAAGATTCATCAAGCACTCTGCAAGAGGTAGAGCTTACCCTACAGGAGGAAACACGATGTAAATACCAGTTTAAAAGTGGTTACAACAAGGCCACTCAACTCTGTGTAGGGGATCCAGCAAATATATATACTACCTTTTGG GGGGACTCTGGGGGGCCTCTCGTGTGCAACAATGTGGCCCAGGGCATAGTCTCTCATGGACCAAAGGAACCAAAACCCCCAGTGGTTTACACCAAAATCTCCAGTTTCCTGCCCTGGATACATGAAGTAATCAAAGCCTCTAGCTGA
- the LOC132533472 gene encoding granzyme B(G,H)-like has translation MHLLLLLLPLLPACFLPPRTQAGQIIGGHEARPHSRPYMAYLNISEQMFYTLCGGFLIRKDFLLTAAHCQGSSYKIILGAHDIQKKEKTQQVISVSRAIPHPDYNSKNFSNDIMLLKLAKKVKMTSAVKPLKLPNPRDRVRPGQVCSVAGWGRTSARWKKYPDTLQEVKLTLLEDEECGSRFRNHYNNAIQLCAGDPNDDKASFQGDSGGPLVCNNMAQGIVSFGRKDGTPPRVYTKISSFLPWIKKTMRSH, from the exons ATGCacctgctgctgctcctgctccCACTCCTGCCAGCCTGCTTCCTGCCCCCCAGGACACAGGCAG GCCAGATCATCGGGGGACATGAGGCCAGACCCCATTCCCGCCCCTACATGGCTTACCTGAATATCTCAGAGCAGATGTTTTACACCCTGTGTGGGGGTTTCTTGATCCGAAAGGACTTTTTACTGACCGCCGCTCACTGTCAAGGAAG CTCATACAAGATCATCCTGGGGGCCCATGACAtccagaagaaggagaagacccAGCAGGTCATCAGTGTGAGCAGAGCCATCCCCCACCCAGACTATAATTCTAAAAACTTCTCCAATGACATCATGTTACTGAAG TTGGCGAAAAAGGTCAAGATGACCTCAGCTGTGAAGCCCCTCAAGCTGCCCAATCCCCGGGACCGGGTGAGGCCAGGACAGGTGTGCAGTGTGGCTGGCTGGGGGAGGACTTCTGCCCGCTGGAAGAAATACCCAGACACACTACAGGAGGTGAAACTGACCTTGCTTGAGGATGAGGAGTGTGGATCTCGGTTCCGAAACCATTACAATAATGCCATTCAACTGTGTGCTGGAGACCCAAATGATGATAAAGCTTCCTTTCAG GGCGATTCTGGGGGTCCTCTCGTTTGCAACAACATGGCCCAGGGCATTGTCTCCTTTGGACGAAAAGATGGCACACCTCCACGGGTCTACACCAAGATCTCAAGTTTCCTTCCCTGGATAAAGAAGACCATGAGAAGCCACTGA